One genomic window of Deltaproteobacteria bacterium includes the following:
- a CDS encoding YjbQ family protein, with protein sequence MGATERCYICFPAFIEVITSKEMDVVDLTADLKEKIKASGVFDGVATLFVAGSTAALTTIEFEPGAVNDLKKALSRLAPEGQKYDHDSRWGDGNGRSHVRAALLGPSLSIPIREGEVVLGTWQQVVLVELDLRSRNRLIYVHVSGTVPSPVSVP encoded by the coding sequence ATGGGTGCCACTGAGCGGTGTTACATATGTTTTCCGGCTTTTATTGAAGTCATCACCTCAAAGGAAATGGACGTGGTTGATCTGACAGCCGATCTGAAAGAGAAGATCAAGGCGTCAGGTGTCTTTGATGGTGTCGCTACCCTTTTTGTGGCCGGTTCCACAGCCGCCCTCACCACAATTGAGTTTGAGCCCGGGGCCGTCAATGACCTGAAAAAAGCCCTCTCCAGGCTTGCCCCGGAGGGTCAAAAATACGATCATGATTCCCGGTGGGGGGACGGAAACGGAAGATCCCACGTCAGAGCCGCTCTTCTCGGACCCTCCCTCTCGATACCCATCAGAGAGGGTGAAGTCGTACTGGGTACCTGGCAGCAGGTCGTTCTTGTGGAGTTGGACCTCAGGAGCAGAAACCGTCTCATCTATGTCCACGTATCCGGTACTGTCCCCAGTCCAGTATCGGTCCCGTGA